Proteins from a genomic interval of Pararge aegeria chromosome 26, ilParAegt1.1, whole genome shotgun sequence:
- the LOC120635144 gene encoding uncharacterized protein LOC120635144 — MEQITLIPPQMLKIIPVFGGDKRQLNLFLRQCEYVISKFQGSEEQNVYLMNSITSRLTDRAASLISEREDVMTWTDFKEILIQHFGDPRSEECIAIELENLKIRNAESYLDFCNRIQSVRSVLISKVNQIKDVKIKESKITIYNNTSLNVFLYNLPEDMVRVVRLKSPETLESALSVVLEEVNFQTQYRLRSAAQPSVQKFKPDHYNQQSTFKSQNNFNFPTKPSCTPVPIYQAQKPPPYKFGIPQYQKPSPHMPTGFKPNLSPF, encoded by the coding sequence ATGGAACAAATTACTTTAATTCCCCCACAGATGTTAAAAATTATCCCCGTTTTCGGAGGGGATAAAcgacaattaaatttatttttaagacagTGTGAATATGTGATAAGTAAATTTCAAGGCAGTGAggaacaaaatgtttatttaatgaatagtaTTACAAGTCGCCTAACCGATAGGGCCGCCTCGCTTATCAGCGAGCGAGAGGATGTTATGACTTGGACTGATTTCAAGGAAATTCTCATACAACATTTTGGAGACCCACGTAGTGAGGAATGCATAGCGATAGAATTGGAAAATTTAAAGATTAGAAATGCGGAAAGTTATTTAGATTTCTGCAATAGAATTCAGTCAGTGCGTTCTGTTTTGATATCGAAAGTGAATCAAATTAAAgacgtaaaaataaaagaaagtaaaataaccatatataataatacttctTTAAATGTTTTTCTCTACAATTTACCTGAAGATATGGTCAGAGTAGTGCGACTGAAATCCCCCGAAACATTGGAGTCCGCGCTTAGTGTAGTTTTAGAAGAAGTAAATTTCCAAACTCAGTATCGACTACGCAGTGCCGCGCAACCTTCGGTTCAAAAGTTCAAACCTGATCATTATAACCAACAATCTACTTTTAAatctcaaaataattttaacttccCAACTAAACCGAGTTGTACGCCTGTGCCAATTTATCAAGCGCAAAAACCACCCCCGTATAAATTCGGAATACCTCAATATCAGAAACCATCCCCACACATGCCTACCGGATTTAAGCCAAATTTAAGTCCATTTTAA
- the LOC120635145 gene encoding uncharacterized protein LOC120635145 — protein MVITKKLKVRPPDLYMSNNRLEIVSETKPSGHQDRRQTDLQTTCCCAKVTWGLNTEIIRTIYFAVIEPIVLYASSAWYPAAELQMIKNLLDTIQRGYAQKICKAYRTVSLTSALVLSGLLPLDIRVQEAANLYLAKKNITRDYLPPGRKLEQWLHYLERPHPSKLKPTEFELLEKLDTETIDSRCITGPQIFTDGSKIGGKVGAALSWWENGKETANATFQLNPACTVFQAELYALHRAAQQAHQSGHPVTNIMSDSKSSLELLENPKLTHPLVKAVREIVEDARMENKEIPLHWIRAHVGTPGNERADELAKEAALKIGHCVHYDKIPLSHVKRKIREESVKKWQARYSTSQTGRVTKMFFPEVGKAYSILRKTKMTPVLCQAFTGHGGLAEYLYRFRLKDSPACECDEPARLPGKQKT, from the exons ATGGTAATAACCAAAAAGCTTAAGGTCAGACCCCCAGACCTCTACATGTCCAATAATAGACTAGAAATCGTGTCTGAAACGAAACCTTCTGGGCATCAGGATAGACGACAAACTGACCTTCAAACCACATGTTGCTGCG CTAAGGTCACCTGGGGTCTAAACACGGAGATAATCAGAACCATATATTTTGCGGTGATCGAACCCATAGTGCTGTATGCTTCCAGTGCCTGGTACCCGGCAGCGGAGCTCCAAATGATCAAGAACTTGCTGGACACCATACAAAGGGGCTACGCGCAGAAGATCTGCAAAGCATACCGCACGGTCTCGCTCACATCAGCACTGGTTTTGTCAGGACTGCTTCCACTAGACATAAGAGTCCAGGAAGCCGCAAATCTCTATCTTGCCAAAAAGAACATCACACGGGACTACCTACCACCTGGAAGGAAACTAGAGCAATGGTTGCACTATCTGGAAAGACCGCATCCATCAAAACTAAAACCAACTGAGTTTGAGCTCTTGGAAAAGCTGGATACCGAAACCATAGACTCGCGCTGCATTACTGGACCTCAAATCTTTACAGATGGTAGTAAGATTGGGGGCAAGGTGGGAGCCGCTTTGTCATGGTGGGAAAATGGTAAAGAAACAGCAAACGCAACCTTCCAACTAAATCCCGCCTGCACGGTTTTCCAAGCAGAACTTTATGCACTGCACAGAGCGGCTCAGCAAGCACATCAAAGTGGTCATCCAGTAACCAATATCATGAGTGATTCAAAATCCTCGCTTGAGTTGCTGGAAAACCCGAAGCTGACACACCCCCTGGTAAAAGCTGTAAGGGAAATCGTAGAGGATGCAAGAATGGAGAACAAGGAAATTCCGCTACACTGGATAAGAGCACACGTGGGAACACCTGGTAACGAGAGAGCCGATGAGCTAGCCAAAGAGGCAGCCCTAAAAATAGGCCATTGTGTTCACTACGACAAAATTCCTCTGTCACACGTTAAAAGGAAAATCCGCGAAGAATCCGTGAAGAAGTGGCAGGCTAGGTACAGCACCTCACAAACCGGGCGGGTCACGAAAATGTTTTTCCCAGAAGTAGGCAAAGCCTACAGCATACTGAGGAAAACAAAAATGACCCCGGTGCTGTGCCAAGCCTTCACTGGCCACGGTGGCTTGGCGGAATACCTCTATCGCTTTAGGCTAAAAGATAGCCCAGCCTGCGAATGTGACGAACCTGCGCGACTACCAGGCAAACAGAAAACATAA